In one Culex quinquefasciatus strain JHB chromosome 2, VPISU_Cqui_1.0_pri_paternal, whole genome shotgun sequence genomic region, the following are encoded:
- the LOC6031806 gene encoding gamma-secretase subunit Aph-1, with translation MTVVEFFGCSFLAFGPPVAMFALTIAHDPIRIIILIAASFFWLVSLLLSSTVWFAVFPLRDKLVFGLICSVFIQEGFRYLMYKLLRKTERGLQEVTEIARISDYKHILSYVSGLGFGIISGAFSLVNILADSVGPATVGLKAGSSVFILISAAQSLCMILLHTFWSVIFFSACDVKNYYHIGYVVTSHLFVSCMTLLNGQELFAVSLTASYIVMLVTSVISFRVVGGNFASFKKFVTCK, from the exons ATGACCGTGGTAGAATTCTTCGGCTGCTCCTTCCTGGCGTTCGGCCCGCCCGTGGCCATGTTCGCGCTGACCATCGCCCACGACCCCATCCGGATCATCATCCTGATTGCGGCGTCCTTCTTCTGGCTCGTGTCGCTGCTGCTGTCCTCGACCGTCTGGTTCGCCGTGTTTCCGCTGCGGGACAAGCTCGTCTTTGGGTTGATCTGCTCCGTTTTCATTCAG GAAGGCTTCCGCTACCTGATGTACAAGCTGCTCCGGAAGACGGAACGGGGCCTGCAGGAGGTCACGGAAATTGCGCGAATCTCCGACTACAAGCACATCCTGTCGTACGTTTCGGGCCTCGGTTTCGGCATCATCAGCGGGGCGTTCTCGCTGGTGAACATCTTGGCGGATTCGGTGGGACCGGCCACCGTTGGTTTGAAGGCCGGCTCGAGCGTCTTCATCTTGATCAGTGCGGCCCAGTCGCTGTGTATGATTCTTCTGCACACCTTTTGGAGTGTGATCTTCTTCAGCGCGTGTGACGTGAAGAATTACTACCACATCGGGTACGTCGTAACGAGCCACCTGTTTGTGTCCTGCATGACGCTGCTCAATGGGCAGGAGCTGTTTGCTGTTTCGTTGACGGCGTCCTACATCGTGATGCTGGTGACCAGCGTGATTTCGTTCCGGGTGGTGGGCGGCAATTTTGCCTCTTTTAAGAAGTTTGTGACGTGTAAGTAA
- the LOC119766337 gene encoding uncharacterized protein LOC119766337 has translation MAPVFFFCKNLISEDQHGFMPSRSTTTNLLTFTTFVTDSFTARSQTDAVYTDLSAAFDKLNHAIAIAKLERMGIGGTLLSWFQSYLADRKINVKIGDCLSAALMAFSGIAQEVISDHSSSFYTTTTATTPSLDRVCPTQTT, from the coding sequence ATGGCTCCAGTTTTCTTCTTCTGTAAAAACCTGATCAGCGAGGACCAGCACGGGTTTATGCCATCGCGGTCAACAACGACGAATCTACTCACGTTTACGACGTTCGTGACCGACAGCTTCACCGCCAGATCGCAAACCGACGCGGTGTACACCGACCTGTCGGCAGCGTTCGACAAGCTGAATCACGCTATTGCGATCGCAAAACTGGAAAGGATGGGAATCGGCGGGACTCTCCTCAGTTGGTTCCAGTCCTATCTGGCCGACCGGAAAATCAACGTCAAGATTGGAGACTGCTTGTCGGCTGCCTTGATGGCCTTTTCAGGTATCGCACAGGAAGTCATCTCGGACCACTCGTCTTCCTTCTATACTACAACGACTGCAACCACTCCCTCTCTGGACCGCGTCTGTCCTACGCAGACGACATGA